CGAGGATGTCGGAGCCGAGGCGTGCGGCCTGCCCGACGACGTCCTCCTCCTCCATGGCGGTGATCGTCGCGACGGCGGCGGCGCAGGCGAGGGGGTGACCGGAGTAGGTCAGTCCGCCCGGGTAGGGCCGGGTGGCGAAGGTGTCGGCGACGGCGGCGGAGATGGCGACGCCACCGAGCGGCACGTAACCGGAGTTGACGCCCTTGGCGAAGGTCAGCAGGTCGGGGACGACGTCGAAGTGCTCGGCGGCGAACCACTTGCCGGTGCGCCCGAACCCGGCCATGACCTCGTCGAGGATGAAGACGATGCCGTAGCGGTCGCAGAGGGCGCGGACACCGGCGAGATAGCCGGGCGGTGGCGTCATGATGCCGGCGGTGCCGGGGATCGTCTCCAGGATGATCGCGGCGATGGTCGCCGGGCCCTCGAACGCGATGGTGTCTTCGAGGTGCTGCAGCGCGCGCTCGCACTCCTGCTGCTCGGTCTCGGAGTGGAAGGGCGTGCGGTAGAGGAAGGGCGCCCAGAAACGGACGACACCCGCGGAACCGGTGTCGGAGGCCCAGCGGCGGGGGTCCCCGGTGAGGTTGATGGCCTGCTGGGTGCCGCCGTGGTACGAGCGGTAGGCGGACATGACCTTGGCCCGGCCCGTGTGCAGACGGGCCATGCGGACGGCGTGCTCGACGGCGTCGGCGCCGGCGTTGGTGAAGAAGATCTTGTCGAGGTCGCCCGGGGTGCGCTCGGCGATGAGGCGTGCGGCCTCGGAGCGCGACTCGATGGCGAAGGCGGGCGCGAAGGTCGTCATCTTCGCCGCCTGCTCCTGGATCGCGGCGACGACCTTGGGGTGCTGGTAGCCGATGTTGGTGTAGACGAGGCCACTGGTGAAGTCGAGGTACCGGTTGCCCTCGTAGTCCCAGAAGTACGATCCCTCGGCGCCGGCGACGGCGAGCGGGTCGATGAGCTCCTGCGCGGACCAGGAGTGGAACACATGCGCACGGTCGGCGGCCTTCACGGCCGCGCCGGCCTGGGGATCGATCTGAGGGGTCATGCGCGCCAGGGTAGATCGGCGCAGGTGGGGGCGCACATGGCCACGTTGTATGGAGTACGGGGCGGAGTTCGGCATGGTGTCGCCCCTGCCGCTGCAGCCCCGCCCCCGTTACGGAACAGCCGACGGACCCGGACCCTTCCGTCGCACTCGCGCACTATCCTCCCTATACATCAGGCATGTACGGGCTTGTACGGGGGAGGTCGGTCCGGCCATGGAGAAGTTGAGCCCACAAGACCCGCAACGCATCGGCGCCTACCGGCTGTTGGCCCGGCTCGGGGCAGGCGGGATGGGGCGGGTCTATCTGGCCCGCTCGGACCGCGGGCGGACCGTCGCCGTGAAGCTCGTCCGGCACGAACTCGCCGAACAGGACGAGTTCCGCGGCCGGTTCCGCCGCGAAGTGCAGGCCGCACGACAAGTCGGCGGTCACTGGACGGCCCCCGTCCTCGACGCCGACACCGAGGCCCCCGTGCCCTGGGTCGCCACGGGGTACGTCGCCGGGCCCAGCCTGGAGTCCGTCGTCTCCGGCGACCACGGCCCCCTCCCCGAGCGCTCGGTCCGCACCCTCGCGGCCGGACTCGCCCGCGCCCTGCAGGACATCCACGCGGCCGGAATCATCCACCGCGACCTCAAGCCGTCGAACGTCCTGATCACCATCGACGGCCCCCGCGTCATCGACTTCGGCATAGCGCGCGCCCTGGAGTCGGCGACCGACGGCGGCCTGACCCGCACCGGAGCCCTGGTCGGCTCCCCCGGCTTCATGGCCCCCGAGCAGGTACGGGGCGATCCGGTGACCCCCGCCTGCGACATCTTCTGCCTGGGCTCGGTCCTGGCGTACGCGGCCACGGGACGGCTCCCGTTCGGGACGTCCGAGAGCGGTGTGCACGCGCTGATGTTCCGTATCGCGCAGGAACCACCGGACCTGGAAGGCCTCCCCGAGTCGCTCCGCGACCTGGTCACGGACTGCCTGCGCAAGGAGCCGGCCGCCCGCCCCTCCCTCTCCGCGATCCTGCAGCGGATCGGCCCGGAGACCACCGAACCCTGGCTGCCCGGCGCCCTCGTCGCCCAACTGGGCAGCCACGCGGTGCAGTTACTGGACATCGAGAACCCCGGCGGCGCCACCGCCGAACTCCACCATCTCCCCACGGTGGTCGCGGCCCCCACACCACCGCCCACACCTCCTCCGGGGTACGGCTATCCGCAGCCGGGCTACGCCTACTACACCCCGCCGCCCGGACCACCCCAGCCCCCGCCCCGCAGCGGCCGCACCACCGCCGTGCTGATCGCCGTCGCCCTGGTCGTCGCGCTCGGCGCGGGCGGCTCGGTCTACGCGATCATGAACACCGGCGACTCCGCCCCGCCGGAGAACACCGCGGCCTCCCAGTCCGCGACCACGGACGCGAAACCCCAGGGCAGCACGGGCCCGGACGCCACCGCGTCCCCCACGCCCACCCCGACTCCGACCCCCACCCCGACCGTCGACGCGGCGGGCGGCGCCATCCCCGCCGCCTACCTGGGCACCTGGTCCGGCGCCATCGACAACGACACCGGCCACAACCCCCGTACGCTCACGATCCGGCAGGGCGGCGTCGGCGACACGGTGCTCTCGCTCACCGCCGACGGACCGGGCGGCAGCTACGCCTACCACTGCGTCTTCCGGGCAGCACTGGCCTCGGCCCCACCCGCCGGAGGCCCCGTACAGATCGGCCCGTCCGAGGTGGTCAGCGGCGACCCGATCTCGTCCTGCCACCCGGGCGACCCCACCGAGCTGACCCTGCTCCCCGACGGCACCCTGCGCCGCCAGACCACGACCAGCGGCGACCAGCTCACGTACACAAAAACAGGCTGAACGCAGCGCGCCCCCGCCGGCCGGAGCCGACGGGGGCGCACACAGCACTGCCTACCAGATGCCCGTACTAGATGAACGAGTTGATCTCGATCGTCTCGGTACGGCCGGGCCCGACACCGATCGCGGAGATCGGCGCACCCGACATCTCCTCGAGCGCCTTCACGTAGCTCTGCGCGTTCTTCGGGAGGTCCGCGAAGGTCTTGGCCTTCGTGATGTCCTCCGACCAGCCCGGCAGGGTCTCGTAGATCGGCTTCGCGTGGTGGAAGTCGGTCTGGCTGTACGGGAGTTCCTCGACGCGCTTGCCGTCGATCTCGTACGCCACGCAGACCGGGATCTCCTCCCAGCCGGTCAGCACGTCCAGCTTGGTGAGGAAGAAGTCCGTCAGACCGTTGACGCGCGTCGCGTACCGCGCGATCGGCGCGTCGAACCAGCCGCAGCGGCGGTCGCGCCCGGTGGTGACACCGCGCTCGCCACCGATGCGGCGCAGCGCCTCGCCGTCCTCGTCGAACAGCTCGGTCGGGAACGGTCCCGCGCCCACACGCGTTGTGTAGGCCTTGAGGATGCCGATGACCCGGGAGATCTTCGTCGGCCCGACACCGGTGCCGGTGCAGGCGCCGCCGGCGGTCGGGTTGGACGACGTGACGAAGGGGTACGTGCCGTGGTCGATGTCGAGCAGCGTGCCCTGGCCGCCCTCGAAGAGGACGACCTTGCCGTCGTCGAGCGCGTTGTTCAGGATCAGCGTCGTGTCCGCGACGTACGGCTTCAGCCGGTCCGCGAAGGTCAGCAGCTCCTCGACGACCTGACCGGCCTCGATGGCGCGGCGGTTGTAGAGCTTGGTGAGCAGCTGGTTCTTGACCTCGAGCGCCGCTTCAACCTTCTGGACCAGGATCGACTCGTCGTAGAGGTCCTGGATGCGGATGCCGGTGCGGTTGATCTTGTCGGCGTACGTCGGGCCGATACCGCGGCCGGTCGTGCCGATCTTGCGCTTGCCGAGGAAGCGCTCGGTGACCTTGTCGACGGTCACGTTGTACGAGGTGATCAGGTGGGCGTTGCCGCTGATCATGAGCTTGGACGTGTCGACGCCGCGCTCGTTGAGTCCGTTCAGCTCGGAGAACAGGACCGACGGGTCGACGACGACTCCGTTCCCGATGACCGGAGTGCACTCCGGCGTCAGGATTCCGGAAGGGAGGAGGTGGAGCGCGTACTTCTGGTCGCCTACGACGACCGTGTGGCCGGCATTGTTGCCGCCCTGGTAGCGCACCACGTAATCCACGGATCCACCGAGGAGGTCGGTGGCCTTTCCCTTGCCCTCGTCACCCCACTGAGCACCGAGCAGCACAAGTGCGGGCACAGGCGTACACCCCTTCCGGGCGGGGCATGTCCAAGGTCAGGGGGCGCACGTGTGTCGTACGCCCGATACCCCAACCGTCGAACCGGCTGCCCCGGAATAGACGAAGCCCCTGGCGCAATAGCGCAAGGGGCTCTTGCACAAAGATGCTACCCGAGGAAGGACCGAGGTGTCGGATCACGACCAGCTGCTGGTGGTCATCGACCCGGTCGCCCGCCGTTTGGACGGCGAGTCCGTACGGATCGCGAAGGATGTGCTGTGTGCCGGCTCGGAGGCGAAGATTTGCCTGCCGGCCGGGAATGAGGAGTTCGCGCGGGCGCTCGCCCGCAGGGGCAGTAGGCGGCTGGTGGTGGTCGGCGACGACCGTGCCCTGATGAGAGCGGTCGGGCTGCTGCACCGGGAGCGCGGGATCTCCGGCGGGACCAGGGAGAACGCCCTGTCGCTGGTCCCGGTCGGCGCGGTGCCCGCACTGGAGCTGGCGCGCTCGCTGGGGGTGCCGACGGGTGCGGTGGCGGCGGCCCGGGCGGTTCTGGACGGTGTCGTACGGCGCCTGGACCTGCTGGTGGACGACAGCGGCGGAGTCGTCCTTGGCGACCTGCGGATCCCGGCGATCCCCGGGACGGTGGGCGCCTCCTCGGAGGCCGCGTCGCCGTCCGTGTGGAGCGCGTGCCGTTCTCTCGTACGCACCCTGGTACGGCCCGCGCCGCCCACCGCGCCCGCACCCGCGCAGCGGCTGCGGGTGGAGGCGGACGGGGTGGTGGTGAGCGATCTCGACCGGCCGGTGGCCGGGATCTCGGTGCGCTCGTACGGCGGGCGGGCCGAGGTGGTGGTGCGTACGGCCGCGGGCGAGCGGCTGACCGCCGGCGCGACGGCAGCGGTGACCGTCTCGGGGGCGGACTTCCGCTACCGGGCGGACACGGTGGTGGGCGGTCCGGTCAGGACCCGCACGTGGACGGTGCGGGCCGGGGTGTGGGGCCTGACCCTGCCGTCGTAACAGCGCTTCTCAGTCGAGGTCGAGGGTGGCGCGGTGGGCCTGCCAGCGGTCCATCATCTGGTGCATCTCGTGCTGCAGGAAGTCGAAGAACGCGGCCGTTTCGGCGACCCGGGCCCCGGCGGCGCTGTCCGGGCCGAGGGTCTCCGCACCCTCGCGCAGCATCTTCTCCCAGCGGGTCAGGAGCTGGTCGCGGCGGGTGAACGTCTCGTACCAGAGCTCGTTGTGCAGCACGTAGCGGTCGCGGCGCGAGCCCGGTTCGCGCTCGCGGGCGACCATCGAGGCCTGCGAGAGATAGCGGACGGCGCCCGAGACGGCGGCAGGGCTGATCTGCAGCGCGAGCGCCAGCTCCGCCGAGGTCATCGCCCCGTCCTTGGACGCCAGGAGCGCCGCGAAGACACGGGAAGCCATGCGCTGCATACCGGCCTCGGCGAGCTCCGAGGCGAAACGCTCGACGAAACGGCCGACCGCTTCCGGGTCGGGATCGGTGATCTTCTCGGCGTCCATGTTTCCCAACTTTACATGCTTCACAAATTCGTGAAAATACTGTAGCTTCAAAAACATGACGAAGGCAATCACCGTCGCCGGACTGCACAAGTCGTTCGGGCGGACGCACGCGCTGGACGGCCTCGACCTGAGCGTCGAGACCGGTGAGGTCCACGGCTTCATCGGGCCCAACGGCTCCGGGAAGTCCACCACCATCCGGGTCCTGCTCGGACTGCTGCGCGCCGACTCGGGCGCGGCACAACTGCTCGGCAAGGACCCGTGGAACGACGCGGTGGAGCTGCACCGGCGCCTCGCGTACGTCCCCGGCGACGTCACGCTGTGGCGCAATCTCAGCGGCGGCGAGGTCATCGACCTCTACGGAAAGCTCCGCGGCGGCCTGGACTCCGCCCGCCGGGCGGACCTGATCGAGCGCTTCGAGCTGGACCCGACGAAGAAGGGCCGGACGTACTCCAAGGGCAACCGCCAGAAGGTCGCCCTGATCGCCGCCTTCGCCTCCGACGTCGACCTGCTCATCCTCGACGAGCCCACATCCGGACTCGATCCGCTGATGGAGGGCGTCTTCCAGCGCTGCGTGGAGGAGGAGCGCGACCGCGGGCGGACCGTACTGCTCTCCTCGCACATCCTCAGCGAGGTCGAGACGCTCTGCGACCGGGTCAGCATCATCCGGAAGGGGCAGACGGTCGAGACCGGCTCTCTGAGCGAGCTGCGCCACCTCACCCGTACCGCCGTCACCGCCGAACTGGCCAGTGCGCCCAACGGACTTGCGAAGCTGCCGGGAGTCCATGACCTCGCCATTCGGACGATTGAGGGGGGTCAGGGCAACCGGGTCAAGCTCCAGGTCGAGAGCGACAAGCTCGACGCCGTACTGCGCTCGCTCGCCACCTCGGGCGTACGTTCCCTGACCAGCTCCCCGCCCACGCTGGAGGAGCTCTTCCTCCGGCACTACGAGGCCGACACCACGGCCGGAGCGGGGGTGTCGCGATGACAGCCGCGACGCTCACCGCACCCGCCCCCAACTCCGCCCCAAGGCCGGCCGGATCGGAACAACTGGCAGGAACCGGGACCCTGTTGCGGCTCGCCCTGCGCCGGGACCGGGTCATGATGCCGGTGTGGGTGCTGGTTCTGGGCGGCTCCTTCGCCTCTGTCGCGCGCTCCTTCGGGACGCTGTACGACACGGACGCCAAGCGTGACGAACTGGCCCGCTCCATGAGCGGCAACAGCTCCCTGCGCGCGCTCTACGGACCGGTCTTCAACGACTCCGTGGGCGGTCTCACCACCTGGCGCATGATCGGTTTCGGGGCCGCGCTTGCGGCGGTGATGAGCTTGGTGATCGTCGTACGGCACACCCGCGAGGAGGAGGAGACGGGCCGTCAGGAGCTGCTCTCCTCGGCCATGGTGGGCCGCCGCGCCCCGCTCACGGCCGCACTGCTCGCCGCAGCCGTCGCCAATGTCGCACTGGCCCTGGTGATCACCGCAGGGATGGCCGGATCCGCCGGCTCCGCGGGCAGCGCGCTCGCGCTGGGGCTGACCGTCGCGGGCGTGGGCATGCTCTTCGCCTGCACGGCGGCGATCGCGGCCCAGTTCACCGAGAGCGCCCGTCTGGCGAAGGGGCTGACGGGCGCGGCCATCGGGGCGGCGTTCGTACTGAAAGCCGCCGGGGACGCCTCGTCCACGGACGGCTCGTCCGTCCTGACCTGGCTCTCACCGCTCGGCTGGGCCGAGAACGTCAAGGCGTACGCAGACGACCGCTGGTGGGTGCTGCTGATCCTGCTCGCCGCCATCGCCGCGGAGGCGGTGATCGCGTACACCCTGGCGGGCCGCCGCGACCTCGGCATGAGCTTCCTGGCGACCCGCCCCGGACCCGCGCAGGGCAGGCTCGGCACGGCGGGCGCCCTCGCCTGGCGACTGCAGCGCGGCAGTCTCTACGGCTGGACCGCCGCCTATCTCGTCTGCGGGGTGGTCTTCGGCGGGATCACGACCGGTGCGGCCGACCTGGTCGGCGACAACGAACAGGCCCGCGAGATCTTCGAGCGGATGGGCGGACAAGCGGGTCTCACCGAGGCCTTCCTCGCCACGATGGTGAACATGCTCGGCCTGGTCGCGGCCCTGTACACCGTCGCCTCGGTGCTGCGTCTCCACAGCGAGGAGACCGCTCAGCGCGCAGAGCCCGTGCTCGCGAACGCGGTGGGCCGACTGCGCTGGGCGGCAGGACATCTGGTCATCGCCTTCGCCGGGGCTGCGGTGCTCATGCTGGTGGGCGGCGCCGGGCTGGCGATCGGTTACGGGCACGAACTCGGCCCCGTCCTCGGCGCCTGTCTGGTGCAGCTCCCGGCGATCTGGGTCATCGGCGGGATCGCGGTCCTGCTGTACGGCGCCCTCCCCAGGGCGGCGGCAGCGGCCTGGGGAGCGGCGGGCCTGGTGCTCGCCCTGGGGTGGATCGGCCCGGCGCTGAACGTGCCCCAGTGGCTCATGGACTTCTCCCCCTTCGGCCACCTCCCGAGCCTGCCCGGCACGGCCATGACCTGGACCCCGGTCCTCCTCCTGGCGGCCATGGCGGCGGGGCTGGTCACGGCGGGGCTGGCAGGACTCCGCCGCCGCGACCTGACGAACTAGCACTGGAACGAGAACCAGAACTAGACCTCGACCAGAAGCTCCTTCAGCCCCCGGATCACAAAGCCCGGCTTCCACTCCGGTTCGGACACGAGCCGGAGCTCCGGGGCACGGCGGAGCA
The sequence above is drawn from the Streptomyces sp. NBC_01465 genome and encodes:
- a CDS encoding aspartate aminotransferase family protein, giving the protein MTPQIDPQAGAAVKAADRAHVFHSWSAQELIDPLAVAGAEGSYFWDYEGNRYLDFTSGLVYTNIGYQHPKVVAAIQEQAAKMTTFAPAFAIESRSEAARLIAERTPGDLDKIFFTNAGADAVEHAVRMARLHTGRAKVMSAYRSYHGGTQQAINLTGDPRRWASDTGSAGVVRFWAPFLYRTPFHSETEQQECERALQHLEDTIAFEGPATIAAIILETIPGTAGIMTPPPGYLAGVRALCDRYGIVFILDEVMAGFGRTGKWFAAEHFDVVPDLLTFAKGVNSGYVPLGGVAISAAVADTFATRPYPGGLTYSGHPLACAAAVATITAMEEEDVVGQAARLGSDILAPALAELAARHPSVGEVRGTGAFWALELVRNRETREPLVPYNATGEAAAPMAAFAAAAKKNGLWPFVNMNRTHVVPPCNITEAEAKEGLAALDEALTVADDHTV
- a CDS encoding serine/threonine-protein kinase, with amino-acid sequence MEKLSPQDPQRIGAYRLLARLGAGGMGRVYLARSDRGRTVAVKLVRHELAEQDEFRGRFRREVQAARQVGGHWTAPVLDADTEAPVPWVATGYVAGPSLESVVSGDHGPLPERSVRTLAAGLARALQDIHAAGIIHRDLKPSNVLITIDGPRVIDFGIARALESATDGGLTRTGALVGSPGFMAPEQVRGDPVTPACDIFCLGSVLAYAATGRLPFGTSESGVHALMFRIAQEPPDLEGLPESLRDLVTDCLRKEPAARPSLSAILQRIGPETTEPWLPGALVAQLGSHAVQLLDIENPGGATAELHHLPTVVAAPTPPPTPPPGYGYPQPGYAYYTPPPGPPQPPPRSGRTTAVLIAVALVVALGAGGSVYAIMNTGDSAPPENTAASQSATTDAKPQGSTGPDATASPTPTPTPTPTPTVDAAGGAIPAAYLGTWSGAIDNDTGHNPRTLTIRQGGVGDTVLSLTADGPGGSYAYHCVFRAALASAPPAGGPVQIGPSEVVSGDPISSCHPGDPTELTLLPDGTLRRQTTTSGDQLTYTKTG
- a CDS encoding adenylosuccinate synthase, which codes for MPALVLLGAQWGDEGKGKATDLLGGSVDYVVRYQGGNNAGHTVVVGDQKYALHLLPSGILTPECTPVIGNGVVVDPSVLFSELNGLNERGVDTSKLMISGNAHLITSYNVTVDKVTERFLGKRKIGTTGRGIGPTYADKINRTGIRIQDLYDESILVQKVEAALEVKNQLLTKLYNRRAIEAGQVVEELLTFADRLKPYVADTTLILNNALDDGKVVLFEGGQGTLLDIDHGTYPFVTSSNPTAGGACTGTGVGPTKISRVIGILKAYTTRVGAGPFPTELFDEDGEALRRIGGERGVTTGRDRRCGWFDAPIARYATRVNGLTDFFLTKLDVLTGWEEIPVCVAYEIDGKRVEELPYSQTDFHHAKPIYETLPGWSEDITKAKTFADLPKNAQSYVKALEEMSGAPISAIGVGPGRTETIEINSFI
- a CDS encoding diacylglycerol kinase → MSDHDQLLVVIDPVARRLDGESVRIAKDVLCAGSEAKICLPAGNEEFARALARRGSRRLVVVGDDRALMRAVGLLHRERGISGGTRENALSLVPVGAVPALELARSLGVPTGAVAAARAVLDGVVRRLDLLVDDSGGVVLGDLRIPAIPGTVGASSEAASPSVWSACRSLVRTLVRPAPPTAPAPAQRLRVEADGVVVSDLDRPVAGISVRSYGGRAEVVVRTAAGERLTAGATAAVTVSGADFRYRADTVVGGPVRTRTWTVRAGVWGLTLPS
- a CDS encoding GbsR/MarR family transcriptional regulator, which codes for MDAEKITDPDPEAVGRFVERFASELAEAGMQRMASRVFAALLASKDGAMTSAELALALQISPAAVSGAVRYLSQASMVAREREPGSRRDRYVLHNELWYETFTRRDQLLTRWEKMLREGAETLGPDSAAGARVAETAAFFDFLQHEMHQMMDRWQAHRATLDLD
- a CDS encoding ABC transporter ATP-binding protein, with the protein product MTKAITVAGLHKSFGRTHALDGLDLSVETGEVHGFIGPNGSGKSTTIRVLLGLLRADSGAAQLLGKDPWNDAVELHRRLAYVPGDVTLWRNLSGGEVIDLYGKLRGGLDSARRADLIERFELDPTKKGRTYSKGNRQKVALIAAFASDVDLLILDEPTSGLDPLMEGVFQRCVEEERDRGRTVLLSSHILSEVETLCDRVSIIRKGQTVETGSLSELRHLTRTAVTAELASAPNGLAKLPGVHDLAIRTIEGGQGNRVKLQVESDKLDAVLRSLATSGVRSLTSSPPTLEELFLRHYEADTTAGAGVSR
- a CDS encoding ABC transporter permease, with the protein product MTAATLTAPAPNSAPRPAGSEQLAGTGTLLRLALRRDRVMMPVWVLVLGGSFASVARSFGTLYDTDAKRDELARSMSGNSSLRALYGPVFNDSVGGLTTWRMIGFGAALAAVMSLVIVVRHTREEEETGRQELLSSAMVGRRAPLTAALLAAAVANVALALVITAGMAGSAGSAGSALALGLTVAGVGMLFACTAAIAAQFTESARLAKGLTGAAIGAAFVLKAAGDASSTDGSSVLTWLSPLGWAENVKAYADDRWWVLLILLAAIAAEAVIAYTLAGRRDLGMSFLATRPGPAQGRLGTAGALAWRLQRGSLYGWTAAYLVCGVVFGGITTGAADLVGDNEQAREIFERMGGQAGLTEAFLATMVNMLGLVAALYTVASVLRLHSEETAQRAEPVLANAVGRLRWAAGHLVIAFAGAAVLMLVGGAGLAIGYGHELGPVLGACLVQLPAIWVIGGIAVLLYGALPRAAAAAWGAAGLVLALGWIGPALNVPQWLMDFSPFGHLPSLPGTAMTWTPVLLLAAMAAGLVTAGLAGLRRRDLTN